The Pseudomonas kermanshahensis genome includes a window with the following:
- a CDS encoding AhpA/YtjB family protein, with protein MNRPTPVKPDNFFLMIYRALSQRRVPLALRIAFTNIFLVALALVIYACVMGLQFKQAMHEQADALGQSLTTQTATSATELLVSNDILSLNVLLGNLVKNPLVAHAAIYSVDNRILAEAGQRPRNSLLGEAEGLYQTKITFQDVTAGQLRISLDMGQFQQPMLISLHSMGILAAILLALALSLSLRQARHITLPLLQLRVWLRDPHPYTPATDRQDEIGDIARQLHTRLAPPPPPEPEPEDEDDEDTFEHLHEAPPAPKAAPRAKVVAQADDEDDEAFAGLLDNEDSAPKAVPFESDEPQNSAVLAVQLGSQEQLRRLPRTRLTELLERYRDCLEHAASLYEGETHTLNDGSTLVLFHSRDCGEDYLTNAICCGELLRALGHALQIEVADSGITLQLQLGLALGNDLHGLELVDLLMAEKAQDALALSQHSRNLLLVERQISDDALIRQRARIRPIASPEGACCVERLMEPYPSMLERQLARMHERRA; from the coding sequence GTGAACCGGCCCACCCCCGTCAAGCCAGACAACTTCTTCCTGATGATCTATCGTGCCCTGAGTCAACGTCGCGTCCCTCTGGCGCTGCGCATCGCCTTCACCAACATTTTCCTGGTGGCGCTGGCACTGGTCATCTATGCCTGCGTGATGGGCCTGCAGTTCAAGCAGGCCATGCACGAGCAGGCGGATGCGCTCGGCCAAAGCCTGACCACGCAGACGGCCACGTCGGCCACGGAGCTGTTGGTGTCCAACGACATCCTCAGCCTCAACGTGCTGCTGGGTAACCTGGTGAAAAACCCATTGGTGGCCCATGCGGCGATCTACAGCGTGGACAACCGCATCCTTGCCGAAGCTGGCCAGCGCCCGCGCAACAGCCTGCTGGGCGAGGCCGAAGGCCTGTACCAGACCAAGATCACCTTCCAGGACGTCACCGCCGGGCAGCTGCGCATCAGCCTGGACATGGGCCAGTTCCAGCAGCCGATGTTGATCAGCCTTCACAGCATGGGCATCCTCGCCGCCATCCTGCTGGCCCTGGCACTGAGCTTGAGCCTGCGCCAGGCCCGCCATATCACCCTGCCGCTGCTGCAACTGCGTGTCTGGCTGCGCGACCCGCACCCCTACACCCCGGCCACCGACCGTCAGGACGAGATCGGTGACATCGCCCGCCAGTTGCACACTCGCCTGGCCCCGCCGCCGCCACCAGAGCCAGAGCCAGAAGACGAGGACGACGAAGACACTTTCGAGCACCTGCACGAAGCCCCACCGGCCCCCAAGGCTGCCCCGCGCGCCAAGGTTGTCGCCCAGGCAGACGACGAGGACGATGAAGCCTTCGCCGGGTTGCTCGACAACGAGGACAGCGCCCCGAAGGCGGTGCCGTTCGAGTCTGACGAGCCGCAAAACAGTGCAGTGCTGGCCGTGCAGCTCGGCTCGCAAGAGCAATTGCGCCGCCTGCCGCGCACGCGCCTGACCGAGTTGCTGGAGCGCTACCGCGACTGCCTGGAGCATGCCGCCTCACTGTATGAGGGCGAAACCCACACGCTCAACGACGGCAGTACTCTGGTGCTGTTCCACAGCCGCGACTGTGGCGAGGACTACCTGACCAATGCGATCTGCTGTGGCGAGCTGCTGCGCGCACTGGGCCATGCCTTGCAGATCGAAGTCGCGGACAGCGGCATTACCCTGCAACTGCAGCTGGGCCTGGCCCTGGGTAACGACCTGCACGGGCTGGAGCTTGTCGACCTGCTGATGGCTGAAAAAGCCCAGGATGCCCTGGCACTGTCGCAGCACAGCCGCAACCTGTTGCTGGTGGAGCGTCAGATCAGCGACGACGCACTGATTCGTCAGCGCGCGCGGATTCGCCCGATTGCCAGCCCAGAAGGCGCGTGCTGCGTGGAGCGGCTGATGGAGCCTTACCCGTCGATGCTGGAACGGCAACTGGCGCGGATGCACGAGCGTCGAGCCTGA
- a CDS encoding PqiC family protein: MKLLRLPFALLMTGLLGLGGCSMHQPVALYQLDSGDPGQPSQSAGMAVVLGPVSVADYLQRETFLQRQADGSLSSATDGRWAGSLSSDIDQLLVRQLAWRLDSQRVVLAPATAGFSPDVQVLLSITRLDSGKDQPAILDAQWRLLDRRGHVRDNRIVHLEQQHEGSEASQVQAQGQLLQKLAEQLSTAVKPLANQPAIAEEAPKKPAAPVQVKKAPEKSKIPMASPIRTDMEVYRF; the protein is encoded by the coding sequence ATGAAACTTCTGCGCCTTCCATTTGCGCTGTTGATGACGGGCCTTTTGGGGCTGGGCGGATGCAGCATGCATCAGCCGGTTGCCTTGTACCAGCTCGACAGCGGTGATCCTGGCCAGCCGTCGCAAAGCGCGGGCATGGCCGTGGTGCTCGGCCCGGTGTCGGTTGCCGATTACCTGCAACGCGAGACGTTCCTGCAGCGTCAGGCCGATGGCAGCCTGAGTTCGGCGACCGACGGTCGTTGGGCGGGCAGCCTCTCGTCGGACATTGACCAGTTGCTGGTTCGCCAGCTGGCCTGGCGCCTGGACAGCCAGCGCGTGGTCCTGGCACCGGCAACCGCTGGCTTCAGCCCGGACGTGCAAGTCCTGCTGTCGATTACCCGCCTGGATTCTGGCAAGGACCAGCCGGCGATTCTCGATGCCCAATGGCGTCTGCTCGACCGTCGTGGCCATGTGCGCGACAACCGCATCGTTCACCTCGAGCAGCAGCACGAGGGTAGCGAGGCGTCGCAGGTGCAGGCGCAAGGGCAATTGCTGCAAAAGCTGGCTGAACAATTGAGCACGGCGGTCAAACCGTTGGCCAATCAGCCTGCCATTGCCGAAGAAGCGCCGAAAAAGCCAGCTGCACCGGTACAGGTGAAGAAGGCGCCGGAGAAATCCAAGATCCCGATGGCTTCGCCGATCCGTACCGATATGGAAGTCTATCGGTTCTGA
- the parC gene encoding DNA topoisomerase IV subunit A: MSDSLELSLDGVERRSLADFTEQAYLNYSMYVIMDRALPHIGDGLKPVQRRIVYAMSELGLDADAKHKKSARTVGDVLGKFHPHGDSACYEAMVLMAQPFSYRYTLVDGQGNWGAPDDPKSFAAMRYTEARLSRYAEVLLNEVGQGTVDWVPNFDGTLQEPAVLPARLPNILLNGTTGIAVGMATDVPPHNLREVASACVRLLDEPKATIEQLCEHIQGPDYPTEAEIITPRAEILKIYETGRGSIRMRAVYRVEDGDVVVTALPHQVSGAKVLEQIAAQMQAKKLPMVADLRDESDHENPCRIVIIPRSNRVDADELMQHLFATTDLESSYRVNVNIIGLDGRPQLKNLRALLLEWLEFRTTTVRRRLQHRLDKVERRLHLLEGLLTAFLNLDEVIHIIRTEEHPKQALIDRFQLTEIQADYILETRLRQLARLEEMKIRGEQDELLKEQAKLLALLGSDAKLRKLVRTELIKDAETYGDDRRSPIVERAEAKALSENELMPTEPVTVVLSEKGWVRCAKGHDIDATGLSYKAGDGFKAAAAGRSNQFAVLIDSTGRSYSVAAHTLPSARGQGEPLTGRLTPPPGATFECVLLPDDDALYVVASDAGYGFVVKGEDLQAKNKAGKGLLSLPNGAKVMTPRPVANREQDWLAAVTTEGRLLVFKVSDLPQLGKGKGNKIIGVPGDRVSSREEFVTDLAVMAEGATLVLQAGKRTLSLKADDLEHYKGERGRRGSKLPRGFQRVDGLQVEGPA; this comes from the coding sequence ATGAGCGACTCACTGGAACTCAGCCTCGACGGCGTCGAACGCCGCTCGCTGGCGGACTTCACCGAACAGGCCTACCTCAACTACTCCATGTACGTGATCATGGACCGGGCCCTGCCGCACATCGGCGACGGCCTGAAGCCGGTGCAGCGACGCATCGTCTACGCCATGAGCGAGTTGGGGCTCGATGCCGATGCCAAGCACAAGAAGTCGGCGCGTACCGTCGGCGACGTGCTCGGCAAGTTCCACCCCCACGGCGACTCGGCCTGCTACGAAGCCATGGTGTTGATGGCGCAGCCGTTCAGCTACCGCTACACCCTGGTCGATGGCCAGGGCAACTGGGGTGCGCCCGACGATCCGAAGTCGTTCGCCGCGATGCGTTACACCGAAGCAAGGCTGTCGCGCTACGCCGAAGTGCTGCTCAACGAAGTGGGCCAGGGCACCGTGGACTGGGTGCCGAACTTCGACGGTACCCTGCAGGAGCCCGCGGTATTGCCAGCGCGCCTGCCCAACATCCTGCTCAACGGCACCACCGGTATCGCCGTGGGCATGGCCACCGACGTGCCGCCGCACAACCTGCGTGAAGTGGCCAGTGCCTGCGTCCGTTTGCTCGACGAGCCCAAGGCCACGATCGAGCAACTGTGCGAGCACATCCAGGGCCCGGACTACCCGACCGAAGCTGAGATCATCACCCCGCGCGCCGAGATCCTGAAGATCTACGAAACCGGCCGCGGCTCGATCCGCATGCGCGCCGTTTATCGTGTCGAAGATGGCGATGTGGTGGTCACCGCACTGCCGCACCAGGTCTCCGGGGCCAAGGTACTGGAGCAGATCGCCGCCCAGATGCAGGCCAAGAAGCTGCCGATGGTGGCCGACCTGCGTGACGAGTCGGACCACGAGAACCCGTGCCGCATCGTCATCATCCCGCGCTCCAACCGGGTGGATGCCGACGAACTGATGCAGCATTTGTTCGCCACCACCGACCTGGAAAGCAGCTACCGGGTCAACGTCAACATCATCGGCCTCGACGGCCGGCCGCAGCTGAAGAACCTGCGCGCCCTGTTGCTGGAGTGGCTGGAGTTCCGAACCACTACCGTCCGTCGCCGGCTGCAACACCGTCTGGACAAGGTTGAGCGTCGCCTGCACCTGCTTGAGGGCTTGTTGACGGCCTTCCTCAACCTGGATGAAGTGATTCACATCATCCGCACCGAGGAGCATCCCAAGCAGGCGTTGATCGACCGCTTCCAACTGACTGAAATCCAGGCCGACTACATCCTCGAGACCCGCCTGCGGCAGCTGGCGCGCCTTGAAGAAATGAAGATTCGCGGCGAGCAGGACGAACTGCTCAAAGAGCAGGCCAAGCTGCTGGCCTTGCTCGGCAGCGACGCCAAGCTGCGCAAGCTGGTGCGCACCGAGCTGATCAAGGACGCCGAAACGTATGGCGATGACCGCCGTTCGCCAATCGTCGAGCGTGCCGAGGCCAAGGCGCTGTCGGAAAACGAGCTGATGCCGACCGAACCGGTCACCGTCGTACTGTCGGAAAAGGGCTGGGTGCGTTGCGCCAAGGGCCACGACATCGATGCCACCGGCCTCTCGTACAAGGCGGGCGATGGCTTCAAGGCCGCCGCTGCCGGGCGCTCCAACCAGTTTGCCGTGCTGATCGACTCTACGGGCCGCAGCTATTCGGTGGCCGCGCATACCCTGCCGTCGGCGCGGGGGCAGGGCGAGCCGCTGACCGGCCGCCTGACACCGCCACCTGGGGCAACCTTCGAGTGTGTGCTGTTGCCTGACGATGACGCCCTGTATGTGGTGGCGTCGGACGCCGGCTACGGGTTCGTGGTCAAGGGCGAAGACCTGCAGGCCAAGAACAAGGCCGGCAAGGGCCTGCTCAGCCTGCCCAACGGGGCAAAAGTGATGACGCCACGTCCGGTGGCCAACCGCGAGCAGGATTGGCTGGCAGCGGTGACCACCGAGGGCCGGCTGCTGGTGTTCAAGGTCAGCGACTTGCCGCAACTGGGTAAAGGCAAGGGCAACAAGATCATCGGCGTGCCCGGTGATCGGGTGTCCAGCCGTGAAGAATTTGTCACCGACCTGGCGGTGATGGCCGAAGGGGCGACCCTTGTATTGCAAGCCGGCAAGCGTACGCTATCTCTGAAAGCGGACGACCTGGAGCACTACAAGGGCGAACGGGGCCGGCGCGGCAGCAAGCTGCCACGCGGCTTCCAGCGTGTCGATGGGTTGCAGGTGGAAGGTCCGGCGTAA
- a CDS encoding retropepsin-like aspartic protease family protein: MSQAPGKRAGKLLMIVAWAAALFLATRFFGQWEDSQRNPNAQVQSSRGEGFIEVRLLSNGQGHFVVDGAINGQAVHFMLDTGATDVAIPEALAHTLALARGSPVLLSTANGRTEGYRTRLNTLQLGDIRLQDVRATVVPGLDGQTVLLGMSALKQLEFTQRGGTMLLRQNLK; the protein is encoded by the coding sequence ATGAGCCAGGCTCCGGGCAAGCGTGCCGGCAAGCTACTGATGATCGTCGCCTGGGCGGCGGCGTTGTTCCTTGCTACGCGTTTCTTCGGCCAATGGGAAGACAGCCAGCGCAACCCTAATGCCCAGGTGCAGTCTTCACGTGGCGAAGGCTTTATCGAGGTGCGCCTGCTGAGCAATGGCCAGGGGCACTTCGTGGTGGATGGCGCGATCAATGGCCAGGCCGTGCATTTCATGCTCGACACCGGGGCGACCGACGTGGCGATACCTGAGGCCTTGGCCCACACGCTGGCGCTTGCGCGCGGCAGCCCGGTGCTGCTCAGCACCGCAAACGGCCGCACCGAAGGCTACCGCACGCGGCTGAATACCCTGCAGCTGGGTGATATCCGCCTGCAGGACGTGCGAGCCACCGTGGTGCCAGGCCTGGACGGGCAGACTGTGCTGCTCGGCATGAGCGCCCTGAAACAACTTGAATTTACCCAGCGCGGCGGCACCATGCTGCTGCGCCAGAACCTGAAATGA
- a CDS encoding esterase-like activity of phytase family protein encodes MIRLFLAACLALVTLPSVAGDWPQLKMTAEYPVEGMRGGNLSGLVQCRGALWGVSDRDDDRVYRFDQQNAVWRAQPLTFTPPPVPESGLPWGLKSRNWAASYVRGGELDFEGITCDQAGSLYLISEAHAGVLRIPLEGEPDWLKIDPAMVRQARASGMLLNFNALFEGLAINPAGDRIWLAAERERRGVVAIERQQSVWTCGRSCVLLSEAGVEMQPPQMPNPRALSRDFADLAWFEGKLYTLERNAYRICRRDADSGVVERCWSFAADALVESRRYDQPYGLAEALVIDAKGAWIGLDNNNGVRADGEARPIVWRFDAPAGGWSAKP; translated from the coding sequence TTGATTCGGCTGTTTCTCGCCGCTTGCCTTGCCCTGGTTACCTTGCCGAGTGTGGCGGGCGACTGGCCGCAGTTGAAGATGACTGCCGAATACCCCGTCGAGGGTATGCGCGGCGGCAACTTGTCTGGGTTGGTGCAGTGCCGGGGTGCGTTGTGGGGTGTATCCGACCGTGACGATGACCGGGTCTATCGCTTCGATCAGCAAAACGCGGTGTGGCGTGCACAACCGCTGACCTTCACCCCGCCGCCCGTACCCGAGAGCGGCTTGCCGTGGGGGCTGAAGTCGCGCAACTGGGCGGCGTCCTATGTGCGCGGTGGCGAGCTGGACTTCGAAGGCATCACCTGTGACCAGGCCGGTAGCCTCTACCTGATCAGCGAGGCGCATGCTGGCGTGTTGCGCATCCCGCTCGAGGGTGAGCCGGACTGGTTGAAGATCGACCCGGCCATGGTTCGGCAGGCGCGGGCCAGTGGCATGCTGCTTAACTTCAATGCCTTGTTCGAAGGCCTGGCGATCAACCCGGCGGGTGACCGCATCTGGCTGGCCGCCGAGCGCGAGCGCCGGGGGGTGGTGGCGATCGAACGTCAGCAGTCGGTGTGGACCTGCGGGCGCAGTTGCGTGCTGCTGAGCGAGGCTGGCGTCGAGATGCAGCCGCCGCAGATGCCCAACCCACGGGCGCTGTCGCGTGATTTTGCCGACCTGGCCTGGTTCGAGGGCAAGCTGTACACCCTTGAGCGTAACGCCTACCGCATTTGTCGCCGCGACGCAGACAGCGGCGTGGTCGAGCGTTGCTGGTCGTTCGCCGCCGATGCGTTGGTGGAATCGCGCCGGTACGATCAGCCGTACGGCCTGGCAGAAGCCCTGGTAATCGATGCCAAAGGCGCCTGGATTGGCCTGGACAACAACAATGGCGTGCGCGCCGATGGCGAGGCACGCCCGATCGTCTGGCGCTTTGACGCACCCGCCGGCGGCTGGAGCGCCAAGCCATGA
- the parE gene encoding DNA topoisomerase IV subunit B: protein MANPSASAYNADAIEVLSGLDPVRKRPGMYTDTSRPNHLAQEVIDNSVDEALAGHARSVQVILHADHSLEVSDDGRGMPVDIHPEEGVSGVELILTKLHAGGKFSNKNYQFSGGLHGVGISVVNALSTQVRVRVKRDGNEYQMTFADGFKASELEVVGSVGKRNTGTSVYFSPDPKYFDSPKFSISRLKHVLKAKAVLCPGLLVSFEDKGSGEKVEWHYEDGLRSYLVDSVSEYLRLPDEPFCGSLAGNKEAVDWALLWLPEGGDSVQESYVNLIPTAQGGTHVNGLRQGLLDAMREFCEFRNLLPRGVKLAPEDVWERITFVLSMKMQEPQFSGQTKERLSSREAAAFVSGVVKDAFSLWLNAHPELGMQLAELAISNAGRRLKASKKVERKRITQGPALPGKLADCAGQDPMRAELFLVEGDSAGGSAKQARDKEFQAILPLRGKILNTWEVDGGEVLASQEVHNIAVAIGVDPGAADLSQLRYGKICILADADSDGLHIATLLCALFVQHFRPLVEAGHVYVAMPPLYRIDLGKEIYYALDEAERDGILDRLVAEKKRGKPQVTRFKGLGEMNPPQLRETTMDPNTRRLVQLTLDDVQATCELMDKLLAKKRAGDRKSWLETKGNLAEVMV from the coding sequence ATGGCCAATCCCAGCGCTAGCGCCTATAACGCAGACGCCATCGAAGTCCTCTCGGGCCTTGATCCGGTCCGCAAGCGACCGGGCATGTACACCGACACCAGCCGACCGAACCACTTGGCCCAGGAAGTCATCGACAACAGTGTCGACGAAGCCCTGGCCGGTCACGCCCGTTCGGTGCAGGTCATCCTTCACGCCGACCACTCGCTGGAAGTCAGCGACGATGGCCGCGGCATGCCGGTGGACATTCACCCCGAAGAAGGCGTGTCCGGGGTCGAGCTGATCCTGACCAAGCTGCACGCCGGTGGCAAGTTCTCCAACAAGAACTACCAGTTCTCCGGGGGCCTGCACGGCGTGGGTATTTCGGTGGTCAACGCCCTGTCGACCCAGGTGCGCGTGCGCGTCAAGCGTGACGGCAACGAGTACCAGATGACCTTCGCCGATGGCTTCAAGGCCAGCGAACTGGAAGTGGTGGGCTCGGTCGGCAAGCGCAACACCGGCACCAGCGTGTACTTCAGCCCCGACCCGAAGTACTTCGATTCGCCAAAATTCTCCATCAGCCGCCTCAAGCACGTACTCAAGGCCAAGGCCGTGCTGTGCCCGGGCCTGCTGGTCAGCTTCGAGGACAAAGGCAGCGGCGAGAAGGTCGAGTGGCACTACGAGGATGGCCTGCGTTCCTACCTGGTCGACTCGGTCAGCGAGTACTTGCGCCTGCCCGACGAGCCGTTCTGCGGCAGCCTGGCCGGTAACAAGGAGGCCGTGGACTGGGCCTTGCTGTGGCTGCCTGAAGGCGGCGACAGCGTTCAGGAAAGCTACGTCAACCTGATCCCCACCGCCCAGGGCGGGACCCATGTCAACGGCCTGCGCCAAGGCCTGCTGGATGCCATGCGCGAGTTCTGCGAGTTCCGCAACTTGCTGCCCCGCGGGGTCAAGCTGGCGCCTGAAGACGTCTGGGAACGCATCACCTTCGTGCTGTCGATGAAGATGCAGGAGCCGCAGTTCTCCGGGCAGACCAAAGAGCGCCTGTCGTCCCGTGAGGCGGCCGCCTTCGTTTCCGGCGTGGTCAAGGACGCATTCAGCCTGTGGCTCAACGCCCACCCCGAGCTGGGCATGCAACTGGCTGAACTGGCCATCAGCAACGCCGGTCGTCGTCTCAAGGCCAGCAAGAAGGTCGAACGCAAGCGCATCACCCAAGGCCCGGCGCTGCCGGGCAAACTGGCGGATTGCGCAGGCCAGGACCCGATGCGCGCCGAGCTGTTCCTGGTCGAGGGTGACTCTGCCGGTGGATCGGCCAAGCAGGCGCGGGATAAAGAGTTCCAGGCGATCCTGCCGCTACGCGGGAAGATCCTCAACACCTGGGAAGTGGACGGTGGCGAAGTCCTGGCCAGCCAGGAAGTGCACAACATTGCCGTGGCCATCGGCGTCGACCCGGGGGCTGCCGACCTCTCGCAACTGCGCTACGGCAAAATCTGCATTCTCGCCGACGCCGACTCCGACGGCTTGCACATTGCAACGCTGCTGTGCGCACTGTTCGTGCAGCATTTCCGCCCACTGGTAGAGGCCGGCCATGTCTACGTGGCCATGCCGCCGCTGTACCGCATCGACCTCGGCAAGGAAATTTACTACGCCCTGGACGAAGCCGAGCGCGACGGCATCCTCGATCGCCTCGTAGCCGAGAAGAAGCGCGGCAAGCCGCAAGTCACGCGATTCAAGGGGCTGGGTGAAATGAACCCGCCACAGCTGCGCGAAACCACCATGGACCCGAACACCCGGCGGCTGGTGCAGCTGACGCTGGACGATGTGCAGGCCACCTGCGAGCTGATGGACAAACTGCTGGCCAAGAAGCGCGCCGGCGACCGCAAGAGCTGGCTGGAAACCAAAGGTAACCTTGCCGAGGTCATGGTTTGA
- a CDS encoding YqiA/YcfP family alpha/beta fold hydrolase, which translates to MSGSILYIHGFNSSPLSKKARQLEAVMQQLGLSDQLRVPALHHHPRQAIAQLQGAIAELGAPLLVGSSLGGYYATYLAERHGLKALLINPAVAPHRLFDGYLGTQRNLYTDEAWELTHDHVQALAELEVPAPEDANRYQVWLQTADETLDYRHAERYYRACALRIQAGGEHSFQGFVERLPALLAFAGIAPGAYAALDFSVL; encoded by the coding sequence ATGTCGGGTTCCATCCTCTATATCCATGGCTTCAACAGCTCGCCGCTGTCCAAGAAGGCGCGCCAGCTCGAGGCAGTCATGCAGCAGTTGGGCTTGTCCGACCAATTGCGTGTGCCGGCGTTGCACCATCACCCACGCCAGGCCATCGCCCAATTGCAGGGCGCCATCGCCGAACTGGGTGCGCCCTTGCTGGTCGGCAGTTCGCTCGGCGGCTACTATGCCACCTATCTGGCAGAGCGCCACGGCCTCAAGGCCTTGCTGATCAACCCAGCGGTGGCACCCCACCGGTTGTTCGATGGCTACCTGGGCACCCAGCGCAACCTCTACACCGATGAGGCCTGGGAACTGACCCACGATCACGTGCAGGCCCTGGCCGAGCTGGAAGTGCCAGCCCCCGAGGATGCCAACCGCTACCAAGTGTGGTTGCAGACCGCTGACGAAACCTTGGATTATCGCCACGCCGAGCGCTATTACCGAGCGTGCGCATTGCGCATCCAGGCCGGTGGCGAGCACAGCTTCCAGGGCTTTGTCGAGCGCCTGCCGGCACTGCTGGCCTTTGCCGGGATTGCCCCGGGCGCTTATGCGGCGCTCGACTTTTCCGTGCTCTGA
- the cpdA gene encoding 3',5'-cyclic-AMP phosphodiesterase — MPHLDPTRPVHVVQLTDAHLFADPAGTLLGLNTRDSLRHVVAQVRREQPPIDLLLCTGDLSQDASVASYEAFRELTAPFAVPTRWLPGNHDEAQVMAQVAPELVQAVTDIGAWRVVMLNTAVHGATHGFLEDDQLAALESALKQAGERHCLVCFHHQPVDIGCAWIAPIGLRNAQALFAIVERYPQVRALLWGHIHQTWDELRERLRLMATPSTCIQFAAQSEDFKVSEEQPGYRWLRLHADGRLESGVERARDFEVKLDFDSPGY, encoded by the coding sequence TTGCCGCACCTAGACCCAACCCGCCCCGTGCATGTGGTGCAACTTACCGATGCCCACCTGTTCGCCGACCCGGCCGGCACCCTGCTTGGCCTGAACACCCGTGACAGCCTGCGCCATGTGGTCGCCCAAGTGCGCCGCGAGCAGCCGCCCATCGATTTGCTGCTGTGCACCGGCGATCTGTCCCAAGATGCCAGCGTGGCCTCCTATGAGGCGTTCCGTGAGCTGACCGCACCGTTTGCCGTGCCCACTCGCTGGTTGCCGGGTAACCATGACGAGGCGCAGGTAATGGCGCAGGTGGCGCCGGAGCTGGTGCAGGCGGTAACCGACATTGGCGCATGGCGCGTTGTCATGCTCAACACGGCCGTGCACGGTGCTACCCACGGTTTTCTGGAAGACGACCAACTGGCCGCGCTGGAATCTGCCTTGAAACAGGCCGGTGAGCGCCATTGCCTGGTGTGCTTCCACCATCAGCCGGTGGACATCGGCTGCGCCTGGATCGCGCCCATCGGGCTGCGCAATGCCCAGGCGTTGTTTGCCATCGTTGAACGTTATCCACAGGTGCGGGCGTTGCTCTGGGGGCATATCCACCAGACGTGGGATGAACTGCGCGAGAGGTTGCGCTTGATGGCCACGCCGTCGACCTGCATTCAGTTCGCGGCGCAAAGTGAGGACTTCAAGGTGAGCGAAGAGCAGCCTGGCTATCGCTGGTTGCGCTTGCATGCCGACGGGCGGCTGGAGAGCGGCGTGGAGCGGGCACGGGACTTCGAGGTGAAACTGGACTTCGACAGCCCGGGGTATTGA
- a CDS encoding DUF1249 domain-containing protein has translation MEVNLLRERYRVDLVGLQAACEANYARLMRLLPDMRTTQSSRRIGMTQGDQMLGVLVLDVVLACPYTTTLHVRQEHSLPWLPVPHLEVQVYHDARMAEVVSAEHARRLRSIYPYPNAGMHQPDEKAQLNLFLGEWLSHCLACGHELASVR, from the coding sequence GTGGAAGTGAACCTGCTGCGCGAGCGATATCGGGTTGACCTGGTCGGGCTGCAAGCAGCCTGCGAGGCCAATTACGCCCGGCTGATGCGTTTGTTACCAGACATGCGCACTACCCAGAGCTCGCGTCGCATCGGCATGACCCAGGGCGACCAGATGCTCGGTGTGCTGGTGCTCGATGTGGTGCTGGCCTGCCCTTATACCACCACCCTGCATGTGCGCCAGGAGCACAGCTTGCCGTGGCTGCCGGTGCCGCACCTTGAGGTGCAGGTGTACCACGATGCACGCATGGCCGAGGTGGTCAGCGCCGAGCATGCCCGGCGCTTGCGCAGCATTTACCCTTATCCGAATGCGGGTATGCACCAGCCGGACGAAAAAGCGCAGCTCAACCTGTTCCTCGGTGAATGGCTGAGCCATTGCCTGGCCTGCGGTCATGAACTGGCAAGTGTTCGCTGA
- a CDS encoding NUDIX domain-containing protein: MSDALNSVPKGFEVIERANCFQGFYKLDKLRLRHELFAGGMGREISRELFVRHDAVCVLPYDPLRDEVVLIEQFRVGALDKVANPWLIEMVAGLIDKDEQPEEVAHREAEEEAGLTFSALWPMTRYFPSPGGSDEFVHLFLGRCTSEGAGGLHGLEEEGEDIRVRVWSFEDALQAVRDGRICNAATIIGLQWLALNRDEVRGMWK; this comes from the coding sequence ATGTCAGACGCGTTGAATTCAGTGCCCAAGGGCTTCGAGGTCATCGAGCGGGCCAATTGCTTCCAGGGCTTTTATAAGCTCGACAAGCTTCGCCTGCGCCATGAACTGTTCGCCGGGGGCATGGGCCGCGAGATCAGCCGCGAACTGTTCGTGCGCCACGATGCGGTTTGTGTATTGCCCTACGATCCACTGCGTGACGAGGTGGTGCTGATCGAGCAGTTTCGTGTCGGTGCCCTCGACAAAGTCGCCAACCCTTGGCTGATCGAGATGGTCGCCGGGCTGATCGACAAGGACGAGCAACCTGAAGAGGTCGCACACCGCGAGGCAGAAGAAGAGGCCGGGCTTACGTTCAGCGCTTTGTGGCCAATGACCCGCTACTTCCCATCGCCCGGTGGCAGTGACGAATTCGTCCACCTGTTTCTGGGGCGCTGCACCAGCGAAGGTGCGGGCGGCCTGCATGGCCTGGAAGAAGAGGGCGAAGACATTCGCGTGCGCGTGTGGTCGTTCGAGGATGCCTTGCAGGCTGTGCGTGATGGCCGTATCTGCAACGCCGCGACGATTATCGGCCTGCAATGGCTGGCGCTTAACAGAGACGAAGTTCGAGGTATGTGGAAGTGA